Sequence from the Pyrobaculum neutrophilum V24Sta genome:
GCTACGTGGTGAGGGTGTTGGGGGGGAAGCCGCTCTGCCCATCTTGTATACGCTTTACGCTGGCGCCGCTTGAGGTGATGGAGCGCTTCGTACCGGCGTTGGAGAAGGCGCTAAAAAGTTAAAAAGGGAGTTGAGGTGGCCCACATGGCTGGCGATCCCCATGCTCCTCGCCGTTCCATCTAAGGGCCGTCTACAGGAGCCGACGCTCAAGTTGCTGGAGGCCGTCGGCATAAAGCCGCTCGCCTCAGACGAGAGAGCCCTGGTGCTCCCCACCTCGTGGCCCGACGTCAACCTCATAAAGGCGAGGCCGGAGGATATTCCATACCTCGTGGAATCCGGCAGGGTGTGGGCCGGCGTTACTGGACACGACTACGTGCTCGAGTCGGGGTCCAACGTTGTAGAGGCGCTAGATCTGGAGTTCGGGAGGGGGAGGCTCGTGGTGGCTGTGCCAAAGTCAAGTGGGATAAAGTCGGTGGAGGAGCTTCCCCCCGGCGCGAGGGTTGCGACGAAGTTCGTCAACATCGCCTACAACTACTTCGCCGAGCTCGGCAAAAGGGTTAGAGTGGTGAAGGTGACCGGCTCGGTGGAGGTACTCCCGCAGCTGGGCATCGCAGACGCGATTTTAGACGTCATGGCGACGGGCACAACGCTGGAGGTACACGGCCTAACGCCCATCGCGACGGTTTTAGAAACCTCCGCGAGGCTCGTCGTCCACCCTGAGTACACAAGCCACGAGCTGACGAAGAAGCTTGTGACTTTCATAAAGGGCTA
This genomic interval carries:
- the hisG gene encoding ATP phosphoribosyltransferase, translated to MLLAVPSKGRLQEPTLKLLEAVGIKPLASDERALVLPTSWPDVNLIKARPEDIPYLVESGRVWAGVTGHDYVLESGSNVVEALDLEFGRGRLVVAVPKSSGIKSVEELPPGARVATKFVNIAYNYFAELGKRVRVVKVTGSVEVLPQLGIADAILDVMATGTTLEVHGLTPIATVLETSARLVVHPEYTSHELTKKLVTFIKGYFAAQGKKMIFLNVPAARLEAVLSVLPAMEAPSVTKLAKGDIYEVFSVVSEDVLPDLVMKLKNAGAKDIVVTSIEKLIS